The Fimbriimonadaceae bacterium nucleotide sequence CATTGCCGACCCTCGATCCGTGTTTACCTTCGGCCTGATCTACGGAGCGTTGCTGGGAATTGTCGGGACGATTGCGGTTGAGGCGCTGCGGAGGGAAGCGGAGAAGAGCTAGGAGCGATCAAGAATTAGCGATCAGCTATCAGCTATCAGCGATCAGCTATCTGCGATCAACAATCCAAAATCCAAATGGCCCCGGCAAACTGCCAGGGCCATTTTCATTCGTTTCCAAGCGTTAGCTTAGAAGCGCACCGAGATCTGAGTGGTGAAGAGTCCACCGCTTTGTCGTCCACCATTTCCAAACGGAAGGTTGAACGCGTTCAGGCCGTCGGCGTGGTAGTCGCTGCGCTCCCACATAAACATGAGCTTCGTGTTGTTGCCCATGCTGTGATTGAGGCCAATGCGATACCAGTGCTCGTTCGGGCTTGCGCTGGTTCCATCAAAGTCCCAGTAGACGCATTCGGAGCCAAGCAAGAGACTCCAATCTTGGGCAAATTGATGCTCAAGCTTGAATTGGAGCCGTGATAGGCTATCGTCTGCTGTTAGGACGCTGCTATCTGTGTCTCGTCCGCTGTACCACTCGCCACCCGCGTGAATCCGCGTTCGCGAACTCAGGTCGTAGCGAAGACCGGCTTGGAAGCCTTGGATGTCCACCGGATTCCAGAACAGGCCGACTCGTCCCCAATCGCCAGGCGCGGCGAACTGCGGGTCGATGCTTCGGTAGCCAAGGTAGCCACCCCATCGTCCGCCATCATACTTCAGCTTTGCCCACCATGCCGAGTTGTCCTCGTCAAGTCGGATGTCGCTGTTGAGCATAAGGTTCGACTGCGAATATCCAGCGTTGAGGTTGAGCCTACTGTTGACCTTCCAATCGAACTCTCCGCCGAAGACCACGACGCGGTTGAAGACGTCGGAGCTGCCGACGATACCTGCCGTGCTGTTGGAGTCGAAGATGAGGTAGTTCAGGTTCAATCTACCGCGATCCGTCAACGGCAGTCCAAGCTGGAAGCCGAGGTGCTGATCGATGAAGATCTGGTTGCCACTCTTGTCGAGGCCAAGGTCGCGGGCTGAGCCGTTGAACCACTGACCGGACTGTCCGGCTCTCATCGGGTTGAGGTCGATGCCATTCGTCGAATAGCGATCGCTTTGACGTCCTCCGAATACGGTGAGATCAGCGCTGCCGAGCGAGAAGTCGAAGACTCCGCCGTCGAAGTACCAATCGCCGTTGTCCCAGCGCTTGTTCTTGAAGTACGGTGTGGTGTCCGGGCGCTCCATGAAGTAGCTGCCGACCTGGTGTCCGACACGTCCGAGAGTCGCAGAGAAGTTCTGGCCCCAAAGGCTGGTGTCGTACTTCACCCAAAGGGTCTGCCACCAAACGTCGGTGTTGCCCTCTGAGAACGGCGAACCGCTCCAGGTCATCGACTGGTTGCCGAAAGCAACGCGGTCGAGAGCGATGGACTGCGGGATCAGGCTGCTAAACGGAGCTCCGAGCGTGTTACCAACGACGAGGGTGCCGCCCCACTTGGGACCGGTCTCGTTAGTGCCTTCAATCTCAAGGCCCATCTCGTGCAGAACGGTAAAGTCACGACCGATGCCCACTTTGTTGCCGTTCTTGATTCCGGTAGGACGTCCATCAACGGTGACACCGTATCTCTCTTCGTCCGAATAACCGTTGCCCATCCACAGGTTCAGATCGCCAGAAACAGCGATCGGGAACTTGCGATCCTCAAGAGCCTTAACGCGCTTCTCAAGGTCGGCAAAGCCCTTCTTCATGGCTTCGACATCGACACCCATGGAAGCAAGCTCTTTCTCAAAAGTTGCTGCCATGCGCTTGAGGTTGGCGATTTCGTCTCCCCAAGCCTTCATGCCGTCGATCTGGGATTGTGCTGCAGCCAGAGCGTCTCGCACCTGGCGAAGCTCGGCAGCGGTGGCGAAGCCACCCTGGTTGATCTTGTCTTCCAGAGCCTTGATCTGTCCAGCAAGACCGTCCGTCACACCCATCATCTTCATGTAGAGGGCGTTAAGGGCGACTGCCATTTCGTATCGGGAAGCCGGTCTTCCGCCTCGGAAGAGGCCATCCGGGTAACCGACCAAGAGGCCGGCGTTCTTCAGTCGTGCGAGGGCTTCGTATGCCCAGTGATTGTCCGGGGTATCCGGAAATGCGTCCTGCGCGGATGCGGGAGCGGCCAAAGCCACTGCCATCACGGCGCTGAGCGCGTAAACGAACGTTCGTTTCATATGGTTACACTGCTCCTTGTGTTTTTAGATGAAGCAGAGGAAACGAACGTGGCGATGATAGCCGGAGTGAAAACTTTCCTAGTTTCCTTTCACAACCAGCTGCCCCGTCGCGAGCGCATCCCTGCTTACAACTTACCGGCAAGTATAGCAGGGTGCGCCGGAGAAGGCAAATGGGGGATAAGTCGTCGGCAGGTGGTTGGCGGGTGGTTGGCAGGTAGTTGGCAGGTGGTTGGCAGGTAGTTGGCAGGTGGTCGGCAGGTGGTTGACAGCAACTTGACAGCGCCCATCCTACGCTGCCCAGACATCGAACGTTGGCGTGAACCAGTCGATTCCCCAAAGTTCGTACTGGCCCGGAACCTGTCCTTTGCCATAGTGTTCGATCAGCTTGCGGCCGAGGGCGTCGGTGCTCTCCTGATTCAGTTTCTGCACGAGCTGCGATGGCTCGGAGTCAAAGCTCACGTGTCCATCGTGATGAACGAATACATCCGTGGCGATGAGAAGCCGATATCCGGCAAGGCGAAGTCGCCATGAGATATCGAGATCGTCCATCCCGAGGAAAAGATCGTTGTCGAGCAGACCAACCTTGTCCAGGGCGCTTCGGCGGATCATCATGGCAAAGCCGATAAGAAGCTTTGTTTCTATTGCGCGCCGTGAATTCACCTGCCCAAGCATTTCGGCAAAGCGATCATAGTTAAATCCGCCCGTTGCCTGGACCGGTGCATGGAACTCGGCCTTTTGGAAACCAGCGACACAATCGGAAGTTGGTCCGACCGCACCGACTGTTGGGTCGGCAAAGTGCTCGACGAGTTTGCCCAGCCAGCCAGGGGTTACGGCGGTATCTGGATTCAGCAAGACAATAAAGTCGCCTTTTGAATTCTCGATTCCAAGGTTGGTGCCGCCAGAAAAGCCAAGGTTCTTGTCGCTCAGGATGACTTTGACCCTGTTTCCGATGCCGGTCAGTTGCTTGAGGAACTCGGGAGTACCATCGCGAGAGCCGTTATCGACGATGATGAGTTCGTCGAACAGTCCGAGGTTGGCGACAACGCTATGGACGCACGCTTCGATGGTCTTCATCGAGTTGTAGGTGACGACGACAATGCTGCATGTGCCGTCGGTCGGTTTTCGATGAGCCAGAGTTTCCCAGTTCTCTGCCGAGACTGCGGAGGAGGCTTGATTCGCATATCGCCAAAAGCCAAATCGTCCGGGGTGGATGCGGCTCACGCCATCGGCGGTGCGGATGTTATCTGGGATAAATGTTCCGTAATACTTGCGGACGAAGTCTTGGTATCCGCCGACATCGGAGGCTTCTCCAGAGCACGTCGGGGAGGTGGGCGATGTGTGAAAAAGCATGTCGCCACGGACACCGATCTGCCATAGCAGACCCTTGATCGCAACCCCTAACGCGAGCCCGAGCAGATCTTCGCTGACTTCGGTATCCCATCCTCCCGCACCCCAAAAGGCTTGCTTACGAACGAGGACGCAATCGGGTCGGAAAGCCGAAACGCTGGCGAGGCCTTGGGTCGGCTGGTCAGCAGGAATGGAGGAGAGAGGCATCCGATTGAAGTGATCTTCAATGATGCTGAAACCGTTCGTGATGGTGTGGCCGTTGGGCAAGGCGACCGGACAGGCTATTGCTGCGAGAGTCGGGATCGACTCCATGTCGTTTTTGAGGGCAATCAGGGTAGAAGCATCGCACCAACCGCCAAACGGTGCGAAGAAGAGAAACTCACCTTCTGCTTTTTTGGCAGCTTCGTTCAAGCACTCTGCACGTGAGCCTTTCACTTGTACAGTCAATACCTCTATGCCTTGCTGCTGCAAAGATGCTTGCCAAGAGGTGGGCGCTTGGATCGGCTCAGCAACAATCACGCTAAGGATAGGTTTTGAAGGCCCGGAGGACACAAGGGCTGTTCCGGCGGTCGGTAGAGTTTGAATTCGCATTGTTTAGGCTCTCTTGGGCAGGCGCTTGGTGAGTGTTGAATATTGGTTGTGGCGAATGCGGTCGGCTGAAAATGCGCTGTGGATTGGGCGCACACCGTATCCGCCTTTGATGAATGCGAAGGCCCAGCCGCGCTCCATCGCCTGTTGCTCGTGTTTATTCGATGGGATTACATTGAGCAAGCCTTGAGATTCGAGATCGCTTAACGCATCATGGGTCGTGGCGAACATCGGCCCGAAAACGCCGAATGGAGCAAGGTCTGTGGTTTGAAACTTTTCGGTGACAAAGCCAACCTGCTCTTCGCTGTCCCATTGAAGCGGGAAAGTGAGCCACGGAACTGCGCCGACGCCGAAGCTTAATCTCGACTCGAACTCTTTGGTCCAGCCTGGCTGCTTGACGAGCACGCTGTCTTGCATAAAGATGTAGGTGTCGGCGGGGAAGTTTCGGAAAGCCCAAAGGTATGCCCCGGTGTCATAGCCTTTATACGGCGTCTGGGTGACCATGAGTTTGAACGGGCCATTGTAGCTTTCAAGGGCGCCAAGATACTCCGTCGCTGCGGGGTCGCTTGATCCCGTGTCCACGATCAAGACATCGTGGCCATCGGTTCCGTAGGTCTCTAAACTTTCAATCAGTTCAGGCAGAAATTTGTGTCCATTGTTCGTTGCTATAGCAATCATTCCAGCGCTCCGGGAAGTCTGTGCAGATGCCTTCGAATCCAGCTCGAAGCGCGGCTGCCTTAAAGTCTTTGTCGAGCGTCCAGCCGTGGAGCTCAGGAGAGACGAGAAAAGTGTGTTTGGGGACGTGGGTGAACGGCTCAGTGTCCTTCACATAGTCCAGCCAATAACCGTAAAAGGGGCCACTGATAACCTCGTAAGGGCTCAATCGGGCTAGAGTCTTGAGTTCGTTTCGCTCGGCACGGATCATGTCGGGAACGATCATGTCGGCGGCGTAGCACTTGTTCAAATCGAGCCCTGCCCATTTGATCAGCTTGATGGTGAGGTCTACGATTCCTGACTCTTTGAAATCGAAGATCACGGGTCCGGGGAAGCCCTTGAGCAAGTCAAGGCCGGTAAAGCTTGGCGCTGATAGGATCGGATCGTGGGCCAGGTAGATATCGTGCTCGTAGCTACGGATATCGACTTCGATACCCCAGCCCTTGTCCGCAGCTTTGCGGATGGAGGCTTCGTCATTGGCTCTGTGTAGATAGAGAGTTGGCAAATTCATGGGCTTATGCGGCGATACGGTCGTAGTTCGCTTGCAGGTCTTCGGGTGTTCCGAGTCCGTACATCGCTTCGACGTCGAAGTTTTTGATGAGCTTGGTTTCGACCAGTTCGTTGAAGACTGGGCATACGTAGAACTCACCGTTCACGCGAGTATCGTTGCTTATCATTTGTCTAGCCCCCCAAACGAAATCGGCTCCATGACGATAGTAGTAAACGCCGACGGTGGCTTTGTCGCTGATGACTTGCTTCTCGGCAACACGAACGACTCGGCCTTTCTCTTCAAGGGAATAGCTCCACTTGGGGTGATTTGCACGGAAGGTCATGATTGCGCCATCCAAACCTTGCAGCCTGTTCTGCCAAGCTTCCTTGTCGTAGCTGACCCACTGATCGGAGTTTGCGATAATCAGCGGCTCGTCGCTGTCGATGAACTTCTCAGCGAGCAGGACGGTGCATGCTGCGCCTTCTGTTGGGTGTACGACCGGCACGAATGCAACGTCGTGGCGCTCCATCATGCGAGTCTCATTTAGGTGAGAGAGGTGCTCCATGCGGCAAAGAAGAAAAAACTTTGCGCCCGGAATTGCGACGTTTTCGATCACGTGCTCGATCATCGCCTTGCCTTTGATCGGGATAAATGGCTTGGGGGTGTGATATCCAGCGACGACAAAGCGCGATCCTGCGCCGGCCATAGGAATAACGATGTTCATGCGGCTTTTGCTCTCTCCTTTGAATCAAGGGGTCCGATGAGTTTGGGCAGGAGCCCGACATTGACCTCATCTGGACTGGAAACTTTAACGATCTTGGCGGGGTTTGCGGCGTGGGCGGCGAGCAATCCAACTGGCGAGTCTTCGACGATCAGACACTCTTTGATGGAAATCCCAAGTCGACGCGCACCTTCGAGGTAGATATCAGGCGCGGGTTTGGCTTTTTTTACGTCGTCGTTGCCTACGATGATGTTCACGTAGTCGAGCAGCCCAATGGCACGCAACATCCGGTCGAGGGTTTGCCGTAATGAGTTCGAACAAACGGCGACAAGAAACTCGTGTCCAAGCAACTCTTTGACGAGTTGGACCTTGGTCATATCGGGGCGCAAGACCTCTTCGATCAACTCGACCGTGAGCTGCTGCTTCTGTTCGTGTACGGTTTCGTGAAGGTTTTTGGGGAAGCCTTTTTCGTCGGTGAGCTTGCCTAGCTTCACGCGTGTAGGGAGACCATTGTAGGCTCGAATGTGCTCTTCGCGTGTGATTTCGTATCCGTGCTCGGCGAGTGCACGGTTCAGCGCAACGTAATGCAACTCGCATGCATCTACGAGAACTCCGTCTGCGTCAAAGAGAACTGCCTTGATCATAAGTGGGCTTACCACCGATAAGTTCGTCTTGCGAACCTAAGCTCCAGGTAATTTTTCGGGGAAGTTGACGAACTTCTTTAGGTTTTCGACCCTGTTTTTGACCGTTGCGCCTATTCGCGCAACGATTTAATGTGGGATTGCGTGTTTACATTAACGCGCAGCCTGCTTCTGAGCTAGGCTGAGGAGAGGCATGGAGCTCATCCGCTACAAACCAGGAGAGGCGATCCGCTGGATTCACACCGGCGCAGAGGACTTGCGCAAGCAGGCCGTGCGGCAAGGCAAGAGCGTGATTAAGCGCGAAGGCGACCGGACGATTGGCAAAGACCTCAAAGACGTCGCGAGCGCGCTTGTGGACATGGGGAAGAGCACTTGGGCCGAGGTTCTCCACCATCAGGCTGAGGCAAGCGAATATGTGCTTCATGCCGAGAAATTCGACGTCGTGACGCCAGGGAATATCAAGACTGTCCGCTATGACGAAGTCGTCGATATGAAGCAGCGTGGCGACCGAGTGACAGTCGTGCTTAAGCAGGGCAGCGTTACCATTAAGCCTCACGCCTATATCGTCGCCGGGAAACTCAAGGCCCCGGTCGGCTGGGCAAGAAACGGGCTCGAAGTACCCTATGAGACCTTGCTCGATGAGCTTTCGGCTCGTTGCAAGGTAAACATAGAATACTTGTGAGTATATGGCTGCAACCTGAGCCCCTTAGCTGGTGGCATAACGTCGATGACGCGATTCAAGAAGATGTCGGCAGCGGCGATCTTTCTGGCGGATGCATCGACCCTGAATTGATGTCCTCTTACTATATCGAAGCGCAAGCCGAAGGCACGGTCTGCGGTTTGGGCATCGCCGAATATCTTCTCGCGCCCTACCCGACCGATCCCGATGGCGTAAAGATCGACATTGGGTTTAAGGATGGCGATCGGGTGAGCCGTGGCGACATTTTGGTCAGCGGGCGGACATCGGCGCGGAGGGCGTTGCTTGCCGAGCGGACGGTCCTCAACTTCATGATGCATCTGAGCGGGGTGGCGACTTTCACACGAAAGTTCGTCGATCAGGCTGGTGAAAGCAACGTCCGAATCGTGGATACACGAAAAACTCTCCCGGGCCTTCGTGCGCTTCAAAAGTATGCGGTGCGGTGCGGTGGCGGGCACAGCCACCGGATGGGGCTCTTCGACGGTGTGATGATCAAGGACAATCACATTCGCGCTTGCGGCAGTATTAAGGAGGCGGTGGAGAAGGTGAAGGAATATGCGCCGCATACGGTTCGGATTGAGGTGGAGTGCACAAGTTTAGAGCAGGTGGCGGAGGCCGTCGATGCGGGAGCCGACATCGTGATGCTCGACAATATGGACCCCTTCATGATGCGCGAAGCCGTCAAGGACTATCGGGGCAAAGTCATCTTTGAGGCGAGCGGGGGGATCTCACTCGACACGGTTCGCGGCATGGCCCAGACTGGTGTGGACATCATCTCGATTGGCGCGCTCACCCATTCTGCCCCGGCTTTGGCGATGCACATGGAGTTTGAATGACCGATCTGCGTGTTGAGCCATGGATCGAACTGGATTCGGCAGGATCGACGCAGGATGTTGCCGCCGAATTCTTGCAAGGTACACGCTCGGGTGAGATTCCGGGTGTGATTTGGACTACCGATCAAAGGTCGGGTAGGGGGCGATTTGGGCGCAATTGGTACGGGCGACCGGGTGACTCTCTGGCGATGACTCTGGTGCTACGAGACTATCCCGACCATCCGAAGCCCTGGCTGGTGGGGATGGGCGTGGCGATTGCGGCTGCGGGGGTTCTGCATTGTCAGTTGCGTTGGCCAAATGACCTTTCCATCGGCACGAAGAAGGTCGGGGGGATTCTTACTGAACTTGTCAAGGACGTTGCGGGACGGAGTATTCCGGTAGTTGGGGTCGGGCTAAACCTCAACCACGACTCCTTTCCTACTGAGATCGAGGACATTGCAACGAGCCTTAAGATCGAGCGTGGGCACGATCATTCGCCTTTGGAGATTGCGCAGAAGATTGCCGAACGGTTGGCAGGGATTCCTGAGCCGGAGAGCTGGCAAGCGCTGGAGTCGGTGTGGATGCTGTTTGACGCTACGCCGGGCAAGCGCTTCAAACTGCCCGATGGGGAGGAGGCAGTGGGATTGGGTTTCGGGCCGGATGGGGAGCTGATCTGCTCGGTGAATGGGGAGACGAAATCGGTACTGGCGGCAGATGCGGTCTTTGGTGTGTAGGCTGGTCCGTTACCCCAAACAACAATGGGGTGGCCTTTGTAAGAGGAATTGCGGAAGTGCTCGTCAAATTCACTATTTTTTATTGCAAAGTGTTAGTTTGCCTTTTTAGAGTCCGTTTTGTACTATAG carries:
- a CDS encoding S-layer homology domain-containing protein, which codes for MKRTFVYALSAVMAVALAAPASAQDAFPDTPDNHWAYEALARLKNAGLLVGYPDGLFRGGRPASRYEMAVALNALYMKMMGVTDGLAGQIKALEDKINQGGFATAAELRQVRDALAAAQSQIDGMKAWGDEIANLKRMAATFEKELASMGVDVEAMKKGFADLEKRVKALEDRKFPIAVSGDLNLWMGNGYSDEERYGVTVDGRPTGIKNGNKVGIGRDFTVLHEMGLEIEGTNETGPKWGGTLVVGNTLGAPFSSLIPQSIALDRVAFGNQSMTWSGSPFSEGNTDVWWQTLWVKYDTSLWGQNFSATLGRVGHQVGSYFMERPDTTPYFKNKRWDNGDWYFDGGVFDFSLGSADLTVFGGRQSDRYSTNGIDLNPMRAGQSGQWFNGSARDLGLDKSGNQIFIDQHLGFQLGLPLTDRGRLNLNYLIFDSNSTAGIVGSSDVFNRVVVFGGEFDWKVNSRLNLNAGYSQSNLMLNSDIRLDEDNSAWWAKLKYDGGRWGGYLGYRSIDPQFAAPGDWGRVGLFWNPVDIQGFQAGLRYDLSSRTRIHAGGEWYSGRDTDSSVLTADDSLSRLQFKLEHQFAQDWSLLLGSECVYWDFDGTSASPNEHWYRIGLNHSMGNNTKLMFMWERSDYHADGLNAFNLPFGNGGRQSGGLFTTQISVRF
- a CDS encoding glycosyltransferase family 2 protein; the protein is MRIQTLPTAGTALVSSGPSKPILSVIVAEPIQAPTSWQASLQQQGIEVLTVQVKGSRAECLNEAAKKAEGEFLFFAPFGGWCDASTLIALKNDMESIPTLAAIACPVALPNGHTITNGFSIIEDHFNRMPLSSIPADQPTQGLASVSAFRPDCVLVRKQAFWGAGGWDTEVSEDLLGLALGVAIKGLLWQIGVRGDMLFHTSPTSPTCSGEASDVGGYQDFVRKYYGTFIPDNIRTADGVSRIHPGRFGFWRYANQASSAVSAENWETLAHRKPTDGTCSIVVVTYNSMKTIEACVHSVVANLGLFDELIIVDNGSRDGTPEFLKQLTGIGNRVKVILSDKNLGFSGGTNLGIENSKGDFIVLLNPDTAVTPGWLGKLVEHFADPTVGAVGPTSDCVAGFQKAEFHAPVQATGGFNYDRFAEMLGQVNSRRAIETKLLIGFAMMIRRSALDKVGLLDNDLFLGMDDLDISWRLRLAGYRLLIATDVFVHHDGHVSFDSEPSQLVQKLNQESTDALGRKLIEHYGKGQVPGQYELWGIDWFTPTFDVWAA
- a CDS encoding glycosyltransferase family 2 protein: MNIVIPMAGAGSRFVVAGYHTPKPFIPIKGKAMIEHVIENVAIPGAKFFLLCRMEHLSHLNETRMMERHDVAFVPVVHPTEGAACTVLLAEKFIDSDEPLIIANSDQWVSYDKEAWQNRLQGLDGAIMTFRANHPKWSYSLEEKGRVVRVAEKQVISDKATVGVYYYRHGADFVWGARQMISNDTRVNGEFYVCPVFNELVETKLIKNFDVEAMYGLGTPEDLQANYDRIAA
- a CDS encoding HAD family phosphatase, with the translated sequence MIKAVLFDADGVLVDACELHYVALNRALAEHGYEITREEHIRAYNGLPTRVKLGKLTDEKGFPKNLHETVHEQKQQLTVELIEEVLRPDMTKVQLVKELLGHEFLVAVCSNSLRQTLDRMLRAIGLLDYVNIIVGNDDVKKAKPAPDIYLEGARRLGISIKECLIVEDSPVGLLAAHAANPAKIVKVSSPDEVNVGLLPKLIGPLDSKERAKAA
- the nadC gene encoding carboxylating nicotinate-nucleotide diphosphorylase translates to MSIWLQPEPLSWWHNVDDAIQEDVGSGDLSGGCIDPELMSSYYIEAQAEGTVCGLGIAEYLLAPYPTDPDGVKIDIGFKDGDRVSRGDILVSGRTSARRALLAERTVLNFMMHLSGVATFTRKFVDQAGESNVRIVDTRKTLPGLRALQKYAVRCGGGHSHRMGLFDGVMIKDNHIRACGSIKEAVEKVKEYAPHTVRIEVECTSLEQVAEAVDAGADIVMLDNMDPFMMREAVKDYRGKVIFEASGGISLDTVRGMAQTGVDIISIGALTHSAPALAMHMEFE
- a CDS encoding biotin--[acetyl-CoA-carboxylase] ligase, which translates into the protein MTDLRVEPWIELDSAGSTQDVAAEFLQGTRSGEIPGVIWTTDQRSGRGRFGRNWYGRPGDSLAMTLVLRDYPDHPKPWLVGMGVAIAAAGVLHCQLRWPNDLSIGTKKVGGILTELVKDVAGRSIPVVGVGLNLNHDSFPTEIEDIATSLKIERGHDHSPLEIAQKIAERLAGIPEPESWQALESVWMLFDATPGKRFKLPDGEEAVGLGFGPDGELICSVNGETKSVLAADAVFGV